A segment of the Psilocybe cubensis strain MGC-MH-2018 chromosome 5, whole genome shotgun sequence genome:
GGGTGCATCTGGATATCCTTATGCGGCAACCGTGTCGCCTAAATGGGAAATTGTCAACGTGAAATGCCCATTTGCATTCATCTTCCCACTCTGGAGTCTGTCATTCGAAGCGATCCGAGCGGCCCGATCAAGAACATGTTTACACGCTGTTCGCTGGCTAAGTTGTGTGCCGAAATAAGTCGCTGAGAAAGTGAACAAATTTACTTTTCTGTCAGATCTTGTGTTTTACCTTTCGTATTCCAGCCCTTGAGCCTCAAGTATTTCATCCCTGCCGGAAAATTTCCGTGATGATAACTGTAGTTTAATGTTAGGTTTCCCCTTTTTCAGCAGTCGAATTATTTAGAATCGGCATTCGGAACGCCATATCATAACAGATGGCACTCGGCCCTCTAAGTGAAGTCGTACCACAGAGAAAATACGTGGACAATAGGCCTTGCCCTGAGATGTTCGAGTATTATTTTGAGACATATGGACTCGTATATACCATAAGAATCTACAATCAGTCGCAACCCATCCGTATATAATAAATGAAGGAAGAATGGAGCATTACTGGGTCTGACAAAGGTAAGGGCGTAGCGCGGGATCGTATATATAAGAAGCTCTATGCGGCCAAGTGGACGGTGCACCAAACCTtctacaaagaaaaaaaagaaataagtCATACCCCAAACCTTTCCCTACTGTAATTTTACACTTTGGTGTACATCGTGATAGAGTTATACAGACAACGGCACGGAGCCATTGACAATAACGCTCCCCGAGCCTGCAATATCCTCAGGTTTTACCGAGAGCTCTGCCTGACCCTCTGGCGCGACATCAGTCGCTTCAATTTTGCTCATCTCTTTGATGAAACTGCTCCCCCAAAACGCCGCACTGTACTTGTTGACGTACTTGAAGAGCTTGCGGTGGTTTTCCGCACGGACAGACGCATCCATTGTGACGGCCTCATGGATAGCATCAGCCACCTGCTGCGAGTCCCAAGGGTTGACAATAATAGATCCATTCAGACTCTGCGCTGCACCTGCAAACTCAGAGAGGATCATGACGCCTTGACGCGCTTGTTGACAGGCAATATATTCGTATGACACCTATGAACGAGGGCGCCTCGTTGAGTGAACAGATGTATAGAAGATAATTGTGCACGTACAAGGTTCATACCGTCTCGCGTACTGGAGACAAGGCACACATCACTGACGGCATATAAAGCACAAAGTTCATCGAAAGCCAAACTCTTGTGCATAAAGTGGATAGGCATGAATTCCACGGTCCCAAAACGACCATTAATACGGCCCACGAGTTCGTTGACAGTCGACCTCAAGTTTTGGTATTCCTCAACATCTTGTCGTGATGGGACAGCCAACTGGACGAGAACGACCTGAAACAAGATGAGCTAAATCTCACAACCAAAATATaattaaaacatacctttccaATCCACTCCGGATGCTGAGATAGGAACAACTCAAGTGCATGTAATTTTTGAGGGACACCCTTGATATAATCCAGACGGTCGACGCCAACGATAACTTTGACGCCCCCAAACCGCTGTTCGAGTTGCTTGATTCGGTTGATAACGGACGGCTTTTGAAGATTCTGTGGCACGACTATGATGAACACAGGACTGGATGCACCAAGTGAAGTCAACGTACGTCTATGAAACTGCTCGGTTCTATGCCGATGGGGAAAGTCCCCACATGAGCAAGTCTGCCTTCAAATTCCACACCGTTGGGCATGGTAGGCAAACCCAAAATACGGGTACAGGACGACAAGAAATGACGAGCGTAGTCATAGGTGTGGAAGCCAATCAAGTCACAATACAGAACACCGAGAAGAATCTCCCTGCGGACTGGAAGAATTCTAAAAGTGCATCAGCAATGATACAATAAAGTACGTAGACGCTGGTACCTGTAGATTTCACTACTCGGGAAGGGAGTATGAAGGAAGAAGCCGATTTTGACGCCGGGTGTCGGAGCCTGGGTAGTTGAGAAAGCGGTGACGTCAATGCCTTCTGTGATTTTGGTGAGCTCATCATTGGTGAATGTGCCGACATTCTTTTTGCCGTCGAGAATACCACGCAGAAGCATGGGAAGCAGCATGAGATGGTAGTCCTGGACCCAAACCATGGCGCCTGGGGTAATTTGCTTGCGAACTGCCTCGGCGAACTGCATGTTAGCCTGACGGTATGCAAGCCAGTTCTCTTCATCAAAGTTCATCTCGCCAGGGTGATAGTGGAAGAGGGGCCAGAGGATGGAATTTGAGAAACCGTTGTAGTGACGATCAGCTACGTCATCGTCGAGGTAGACTGCCTGGCATGAGTACTCCTCCATGAGCCGTTTGTCGACGAGCGGACGATCCTTGGGGGGAATGAAGAACCCTGGCCATCCGATCCAGGTAAAGTTGAGGGATTTCTTGAACccagagagagcagagacgAGACCTCCCGAGGACATCTTAAAGTGGTACTCGCCATGGGCATCCTTGTTTATGGTGATGGGGAGTCTGTTTGAGACAACAATGAGGTGGCCGCCCTTGCCAAAGTCCATGGCTGGCTGCTCTGTGGAAGAAGAATGGGGGACTTCGGAAGCCATATGCAAGGCAGAGTATAAGTATCGCAGAGAAAGATAGAGTCGAGAGAATAGATGGCAAAAGCTCGCTGTATACGCCAAATTGGGAAAGATAATCGGATCGCTTAAGAGGCGACGCCCGGGGAACGTTCGAGCATCTCCATGTCTATAATAATCTCTGCCTCCGTCGTCATACCCAGATCACTTCTTATTTCCTATTTCGTCCGATCCCGCTCTTTACGTGCAACATCACTCTTTGTATTTTTGTACACACTACACATCTCGTATATATTACGGTACAACCCCGGAGTACTACACTTAGTCGAACAGTCCGAAGCCCTGTATTGCAAACGTGCTTCAGTCCTCTAAACCtctttctttcgtttctGCAATCACTTACCATGTCGTCGTCAgactcctccttctcttcctctttctcctccgcagcggcagcggcagcaggaGCGGCCTCAGAAGCAGCAGGCGCAGCAGCGACGGCAAACGCCTCAGGGTTGGCAAGGTATTCCTTGATCTGTAGAGAAACAGAGTTAGCATCTATGTGGTAAGGACGCATGCAAAGTAGTAAATAAAAAGTCAGAATATGTGTTTTCCGCCAGATTGAGCTCGGAATTTTCAGTGTGTGTTTTAAAAGTATTAATCTTCCAGGCTCGTATGGCATATGACTCTCACCTTATCGGCAGCCTCGAAAGAGTACTCAGTCTCGAGAGCAATGGCAAGCAAGTTCTTGTAGGCGTTGACAAGGGAGTGGGTAACCGACACAATAGTGGGGTAGTTGAGGGCAAGGGAAATGGCGGCAATGGTCTTGATGCCGGACAAGAAGCGGTCAACGAGCTCTTGCTCGTCAATGTCAAGGACGGTGGGGGAGAAGATGTTGCCGTTGTCAAAGATGTAGTCAACAGTCATTCCGTAGGTGAAGGGAGAGATGTTGAGCATGTTGAGGAGGGTGGCTTCGGAGGATCCGACACGGGTTCCAGCAGTGACGACCTTGACATCGGACACAATTTCAATAGTACCACGAGCAATCTTGGTGGGGATACCGAGGGCCTGGAAGAAAGAGGTCTTGCCGGGTTCCATTCCGGTGTTGCTGGCAGGAACGATAACGTCCTTGGGGGCGAAAGCACCAGCACGGGCGGGGGCAGCGACCTTGTTGGCAACAATGAGGTCACGGA
Coding sequences within it:
- a CDS encoding Alpha,alpha-trehalose-phosphate synthase [UDP-forming] 1, whose translation is MASEVPHSSSTEQPAMDFGKGGHLIVVSNRLPITINKDAHGEYHFKMSSGGLVSALSGFKKSLNFTWIGWPGFFIPPKDRPLVDKRLMEEYSCQAVYLDDDVADRHYNGFSNSILWPLFHYHPGEMNFDEENWLAYRQANMQFAEAVRKQITPGAMVWVQDYHLMLLPMLLRGILDGKKNVGTFTNDELTKITEGIDVTAFSTTQAPTPGVKIGFFLHTPFPSSEIYRILPVRREILLGVLYCDLIGFHTYDYARHFLSSCTRILGLPTMPNGVEFEGRLAHVGTFPIGIEPSSFIDNLQKPSVINRIKQLEQRFGGVKVIVGVDRLDYIKGVPQKLHALELFLSQHPEWIGKVVLVQLAVPSRQDVEEYQNLRSTVNELVGRINGRFGTVEFMPIHFMHKSLAFDELCALYAVSDVCLVSSTRDGMNLVSYEYIACQQARQGVMILSEFAGAAQSLNGSIIVNPWDSQQVADAIHEAVTMDASVRAENHRKLFKYVNKYSAAFWGSSFIKEMSKIEATDVAPEGQAELSVKPEDIAGSGSVIVNGSVPLSV
- a CDS encoding 60s acidic ribosomal protein P2, with translation MGATRADKELYFAKLKELLSKYSSIFLVNVDNVGSNQMHQIRVALRGKGVVLMGKNTMVRRALRTILADSPQFERLLPYVKGNIGFVFTNDDLKEVRDLIVANKVAAPARAGAFAPKDVIVPASNTGMEPGKTSFFQALGIPTKIARGTIEIVSDVKVVTAGTRVGSSEATLLNMLNISPFTYGMTVDYIFDNGNIFSPTVLDIDEQELVDRFLSGIKTIAAISLALNYPTIVSVTHSLVNAYKNLLAIALETEYSFEAADKIKEYLANPEAFAVAAAPAASEAAPAAAAAAEEKEEEKEESDDDMGFGLFD